One part of the Vicinamibacterales bacterium genome encodes these proteins:
- a CDS encoding type II secretion system protein, translating to MWGTMATRFAQRWVRERRSRRGEGGFTFVELLVVCAILLILASAAMPLAKVSIQRERESELRRDLREMRTAIDKFKDLADAGGISAFDIKAGSENYPATLQQLVDGVGKANDATGTKVKMLRRIPIDPMTHSTDWGMRAYSDRPDSTSWGGSSVFDVYSKSEGKALDGTKYKDW from the coding sequence ATGTGGGGCACGATGGCGACGCGATTCGCTCAGCGGTGGGTTCGGGAACGGCGCTCGCGCCGCGGCGAAGGCGGATTCACGTTCGTCGAGCTGCTCGTCGTCTGCGCCATCCTGCTGATCCTCGCCTCGGCCGCGATGCCGCTCGCCAAGGTGAGCATCCAGCGCGAGCGCGAAAGTGAGCTGCGGCGGGACCTGCGCGAGATGCGCACCGCGATCGACAAGTTCAAGGACCTGGCGGATGCCGGCGGGATCTCGGCGTTCGACATCAAGGCCGGCTCGGAGAATTATCCGGCCACCCTGCAGCAGCTGGTCGACGGCGTGGGCAAGGCGAACGACGCCACCGGAACGAAGGTCAAGATGTTGCGGCGCATTCCGATCGATCCGATGACGCATTCGACCGATTGGGGCATGCGCGCCTATTCCGACCGGCCGGATTCCACGTCGTGGGGCGGCAGCAGCGTGTTCGACGTCTACTCGAAGTCGGAAGGCAAGGCACTCGATGGCACGAAATACAAAGACTGGTAG
- a CDS encoding PKD domain-containing protein, giving the protein MVAHRRCVILSLLLVPLALVAACDKVPLLAPTGSVITLIPEANSAPLNGQIPIVATVIENGVASAGSGAGSGVTSTTGAGTPVQNGTLITFTTTIGRIEPSEARTNNGQVTVQLITGGASGTAVITAYSGGASSTAQIKVGAASVASVNVTTTPQSLGSSGGSVQVQATVADTGGSAVSGVAVTFSTDKGSVSPSTATTDSNGVANATLTTTATAKVTATVNGAGTGSAPVTATATITVSAFGLSGFTATPNATTAGTPVAFSVTPNTNANLLNVRVNFGDGSSTDLGAISGATAVQTSHAYCSPGTYTATATATDLAGGSGSLSTTVIIGALPITLSSSNGTPTVASPVTFTAGGVTGAQVSRYVWTFDDGTGTQTTSAPQLSHTFTSRGVKNVRVDVFGVSGCEIGTAALQLDVQ; this is encoded by the coding sequence ATGGTAGCACACCGCCGCTGCGTCATCCTGTCGCTCCTTCTGGTGCCGCTCGCGCTCGTCGCCGCGTGCGACAAGGTGCCCCTGCTGGCGCCGACCGGCAGTGTGATCACACTCATTCCCGAGGCCAACAGCGCGCCGCTCAACGGTCAGATTCCGATCGTCGCCACTGTCATCGAAAACGGCGTGGCCTCAGCCGGATCCGGCGCCGGCAGCGGCGTCACCAGCACCACCGGTGCCGGGACGCCCGTGCAGAACGGGACGCTGATCACTTTTACGACGACGATTGGACGGATTGAGCCTTCCGAGGCGCGGACGAACAACGGCCAGGTCACGGTCCAGCTGATCACCGGAGGCGCCAGCGGAACCGCGGTGATCACGGCGTATTCCGGCGGCGCCTCGAGTACCGCGCAAATCAAGGTTGGCGCGGCCTCCGTCGCGAGCGTCAACGTCACCACCACGCCGCAGTCGCTCGGCTCGTCGGGGGGCTCCGTTCAGGTACAGGCCACGGTCGCCGACACGGGCGGCTCAGCGGTGTCTGGGGTGGCGGTCACCTTCTCCACCGACAAGGGCTCGGTGTCGCCGTCGACGGCGACCACTGATTCGAACGGCGTCGCCAACGCCACGCTCACCACGACCGCCACCGCAAAAGTGACGGCGACCGTCAACGGCGCCGGCACCGGCAGCGCGCCGGTCACCGCGACCGCCACCATCACGGTCAGCGCCTTCGGCCTGTCCGGCTTCACCGCCACGCCCAACGCGACGACCGCCGGCACCCCGGTCGCCTTCAGCGTGACGCCGAACACCAACGCGAACCTGTTGAACGTCCGCGTCAATTTCGGCGATGGCTCGAGCACCGACCTCGGCGCCATCAGCGGCGCGACGGCTGTGCAGACATCGCACGCCTATTGCTCGCCCGGTACCTACACGGCAACCGCCACCGCCACCGATCTCGCCGGCGGATCGGGATCGCTCTCGACCACGGTGATCATCGGCGCGCTGCCGATCACGCTCTCGAGCAGCAACGGCACGCCCACCGTGGCCTCGCCGGTGACGTTCACCGCCGGCGGCGTCACCGGCGCGCAGGTGTCGCGCTACGTGTGGACCTTCGACGACGGCACGGGAACCCAGACCACCAGCGCACCGCAGCTCTCGCACACGTTCACCAGCCGCGGCGTGAAGAACGTGCGCGTCGACGTGTTCGGCGTCAGCGGCTGCGAGATCGGCACGGCGGCCCTGCAACTCGACGTGCAGTAG
- a CDS encoding DUF4214 domain-containing protein: MRLIKYLKARLEPVLVGDREFVDAAFRDILGRDADQGGLDFYAGVLRSGVRRTAVLLDIMRSPEFQRSLTPAAPSTLPNLVVERPERYRRTVDRHSQQSILVFDAASSSDFDWLESAIIANGYYEEPGVWILDVDFDKRLVAEMIAAFAPQAALELGTAAGAVLQCLDDLGIEAVGVEISAMAIARASDRIRPRIHQGDLLAIDLPPKYDLVFGLDVFEHLNPNKIDAYIARMAQITRDDAYLFCNIPAFGEDEVFGTVFPFYLDAWAEEARDGLLHTLHTDGTGYPIHGHLTWATAPWWVRHFEAAGFVREVEIERAFHGVYDGYMSRRSPARCAYLVFAKPGAARRRADVLARIGAGSKLL, encoded by the coding sequence TTGCGGCTGATCAAGTATCTGAAGGCGCGGCTCGAGCCGGTCCTGGTCGGCGATCGCGAGTTCGTCGACGCCGCCTTTCGCGACATTCTCGGGCGCGACGCCGACCAGGGCGGCCTCGACTTCTATGCCGGCGTGCTCCGCTCGGGAGTCCGCCGCACCGCCGTCCTTCTCGACATCATGCGTTCGCCAGAGTTCCAGCGATCGCTGACGCCGGCCGCACCGTCGACGCTGCCCAACCTGGTGGTGGAACGGCCCGAGCGCTATCGGCGCACTGTCGATCGGCACAGCCAGCAGTCGATCCTCGTCTTCGACGCGGCGTCGTCGTCCGACTTCGATTGGCTGGAGTCGGCGATCATCGCCAACGGCTATTACGAGGAGCCTGGCGTCTGGATCCTCGACGTCGACTTCGACAAGCGTCTGGTCGCCGAGATGATCGCCGCGTTCGCGCCGCAAGCGGCGCTCGAGCTGGGGACGGCGGCCGGCGCGGTCCTGCAATGCCTCGACGATCTCGGCATCGAGGCCGTGGGAGTCGAGATCAGCGCGATGGCGATCGCCAGGGCGTCGGACCGTATTCGTCCGCGCATCCATCAGGGAGATCTGCTGGCGATCGATCTGCCGCCGAAATACGACCTCGTGTTCGGTCTCGACGTCTTCGAGCACCTCAACCCGAACAAGATCGACGCCTACATCGCCAGGATGGCGCAGATCACACGCGACGACGCGTACCTGTTCTGTAACATCCCGGCGTTCGGCGAGGACGAGGTCTTCGGGACCGTCTTCCCTTTCTATCTCGACGCCTGGGCGGAAGAGGCGCGCGACGGCCTGCTGCACACGCTGCACACCGACGGGACCGGCTATCCGATCCACGGCCATCTGACCTGGGCGACGGCTCCGTGGTGGGTGCGCCATTTCGAGGCCGCTGGGTTCGTGCGCGAGGTCGAAATCGAGCGCGCCTTCCACGGCGTCTACGACGGCTACATGAGCAGGCGATCGCCGGCGCGCTGCGCGTATCTCGTCTTCGCCAAGCCCGGGGCGGCGCGACGACGTGCCGACGTGCTCGCGCGGATCGGGGCGGGGTCGAAGCTGCTGTGA
- the nagB gene encoding glucosamine-6-phosphate deaminase: protein MKITVIDNDRALARTLAVQIAAMLGQRPALVFGLATGRTPVRLYHELGALHANGQADFSLATTFNLDEFLGIAGDHPGSFRTFMHEHLFSRVNVPPAQINFLDGAAPDPDAECARYETAIAAAGGVDLQILGIGTNGHIGFNEPARVLEPRTHRVTLKASTRRSNAVLFGGDPDKVPAQALSIGMATILHARRIVLIATGKAKAKCVERMVRGPIDTRLPASFLQLHRDAELLLDRAAASVLQPDAPP, encoded by the coding sequence GTGAAGATCACGGTCATCGACAACGATCGGGCGCTGGCGCGGACGCTCGCGGTGCAGATCGCCGCCATGCTGGGCCAGCGCCCAGCCCTCGTCTTCGGACTGGCGACCGGGCGGACGCCGGTGCGGCTCTACCATGAGCTTGGCGCGCTGCACGCGAACGGACAGGCCGATTTCTCGCTCGCGACCACGTTCAATCTCGACGAGTTCCTCGGCATCGCCGGCGATCACCCGGGCAGTTTCCGCACGTTCATGCACGAGCATCTGTTCTCGCGGGTCAACGTGCCGCCCGCGCAGATCAACTTCCTCGACGGCGCGGCTCCCGACCCCGACGCCGAATGCGCGCGCTACGAAACGGCGATCGCGGCGGCCGGCGGCGTTGACCTGCAGATCCTCGGCATCGGCACCAACGGCCACATCGGCTTCAATGAACCGGCGCGCGTGCTCGAGCCCCGTACGCACCGCGTCACGCTCAAGGCCTCGACGCGGCGGAGCAACGCCGTGCTGTTCGGCGGCGATCCCGACAAGGTGCCGGCACAGGCGTTGTCGATCGGGATGGCGACGATCCTCCACGCGCGGCGGATCGTCCTGATCGCGACGGGGAAGGCGAAGGCGAAATGCGTCGAGCGGATGGTCAGGGGCCCGATCGACACGAGGCTGCCGGCGTCGTTCCTGCAGCTCCACCGCGACGCCGAACTGCTGCTCGATCGAGCCGCGGCGTCGGTGCTGCAGCCGGACGCGCCGCCCTGA
- a CDS encoding serine hydrolase domain-containing protein yields MRLVGSIIDSAIQARVFPGAVVEAGSREGRWSGAFGTLTYAADSPRVTLSTVYDLASLTKVIATATQAMRAIDAGAVSLERRLTDYLPAWRGDDRAGVRIVDLLEHASGLTAYLPFFRDHRGRADFETAICTLPLEYSPRTQSIYSDLGFILLGFILEDVGFPLSDLPSMSAIAGDADAWLGFTPPRALGPRCAPTELDLWRGRLLQGEVHDENCWTLGGVAGHAGMFGTASAVGAFARAILAGLLDSSTPGDTVEHLGVRRATLARFVRKSSVPGSSRALAWDTMLPTSSCGTRLSARAVGHTGFTGTSLWIDPERDLYVVLLTNRVHPTRDNNRIRSVRRQVHEELAAEVGSRQ; encoded by the coding sequence TTGAGGCTGGTTGGCTCCATCATCGACTCTGCGATACAGGCGCGGGTCTTTCCGGGCGCGGTCGTCGAGGCGGGAAGCCGTGAGGGCCGCTGGAGTGGCGCGTTTGGAACGCTGACCTACGCGGCCGATTCACCGCGCGTCACGCTGTCCACGGTCTACGATCTCGCATCGCTGACCAAAGTCATCGCCACCGCGACACAAGCGATGCGCGCCATCGACGCCGGAGCGGTCTCGCTCGAACGCCGGCTCACCGACTACCTGCCCGCTTGGCGCGGTGACGACCGGGCTGGCGTGCGCATTGTCGATCTGCTCGAGCACGCGTCAGGGCTGACGGCCTACCTGCCGTTCTTCCGCGATCACCGCGGCCGCGCGGATTTCGAGACCGCCATCTGCACGCTGCCGCTCGAGTACTCGCCGCGCACCCAGTCGATCTACAGCGACCTCGGTTTCATCCTGCTCGGATTCATCCTCGAGGACGTCGGCTTCCCGCTATCGGATCTCCCCTCGATGTCAGCGATCGCAGGCGATGCGGATGCGTGGCTCGGGTTCACGCCGCCGCGCGCGCTCGGCCCCCGCTGCGCCCCGACCGAGCTGGACTTGTGGCGCGGCCGGTTGCTGCAGGGCGAAGTTCACGACGAGAACTGCTGGACACTCGGAGGCGTCGCGGGTCACGCCGGCATGTTCGGCACGGCATCGGCCGTCGGCGCGTTCGCGCGCGCCATCCTCGCCGGTCTGCTCGACTCGTCGACTCCGGGCGACACCGTCGAGCACCTGGGCGTCCGACGCGCGACGCTTGCCCGGTTCGTTCGCAAATCGAGCGTCCCTGGCAGCTCGCGTGCCCTGGCATGGGACACGATGCTGCCCACGTCTTCGTGCGGCACGCGGCTCTCGGCGCGAGCCGTCGGGCACACCGGGTTCACCGGCACCTCGCTGTGGATCGATCCCGAACGGGATCTCTATGTCGTGCTGCTCACCAATCGCGTGCATCCGACGCGCGACAACAATCGGATTCGATCGGTGCGGCGACAGGTGCATGAAGAGTTGGCAGCTGAAGTGGGCAGCAGGCAGTAG
- a CDS encoding type II secretion system protein: MSLRGQDVPSRSGGARGYAMAALLVTLAVMAVMMSVVLPVWRHDIQREKEEELVFRGQQYVRAIRLFNRRTNSLPTRVDDLVQGRYLRKKFKDPITNDDFDLISAANPNPAGQVGSTLPGGGGTTQAISGGPPASTGRLGANSESTANSSSNGTVPGGMLGVRSKSKAESVRLYLNRNHYNEWMFIFQGLGAGGGRGGLPVGPGGRGGPGFPGGRGGPGFPGGPGRGPGRTGGPGDPGGGRQGPPGGFEVPGSGPIQLPGRGRGGH, translated from the coding sequence ATGAGTTTACGGGGTCAAGACGTGCCTTCGCGGTCCGGCGGCGCGCGCGGCTACGCGATGGCGGCGCTGCTCGTCACACTGGCGGTCATGGCCGTGATGATGTCGGTGGTCCTGCCGGTCTGGCGCCACGACATCCAGCGGGAGAAGGAAGAGGAGCTCGTCTTCCGCGGTCAACAGTACGTGAGAGCGATTCGGCTCTTCAATCGGCGGACGAACTCGCTGCCGACGCGCGTCGACGATCTCGTGCAGGGTCGTTATCTCCGCAAGAAGTTCAAGGACCCGATCACCAACGACGATTTCGATCTGATTTCCGCGGCGAATCCGAATCCCGCCGGTCAGGTGGGCTCGACGCTGCCGGGTGGCGGCGGCACCACGCAAGCGATCAGCGGCGGCCCGCCGGCGTCGACCGGACGCCTGGGCGCGAACAGCGAGAGCACCGCCAACAGTTCGTCGAACGGCACCGTCCCGGGCGGTATGCTCGGCGTTCGCAGCAAGAGCAAGGCTGAATCGGTCCGGCTCTACCTGAACCGCAACCATTACAACGAGTGGATGTTTATCTTCCAGGGCCTCGGCGCAGGCGGCGGCCGCGGCGGGCTGCCGGTCGGCCCCGGCGGACGCGGCGGTCCAGGGTTCCCGGGCGGCCGTGGCGGCCCCGGCTTCCCTGGCGGTCCCGGTCGAGGCCCCGGGCGCACCGGCGGCCCGGGCGATCCCGGCGGCGGCCGCCAAGGTCCCCCAGGCGGATTCGAAGTGCCCGGCAGCGGGCCGATTCAACTGCCCGGTCGGGGACGTGGCGGTCACTGA
- a CDS encoding prepilin-type N-terminal cleavage/methylation domain-containing protein, which yields MARNTKTGSATRGTWREKGFTLVELLIVISLISILAAMGLVQYKNSVASSREAVLRTDLFRMRDAIDQYYADKGKYPSGLDALVSDGYMRKVPEDPVAKSSDSWVTVPAEPDPNSPNSEAGIYDVKSGAQGTALDGSAYSDW from the coding sequence ATGGCACGAAATACAAAGACTGGTAGCGCAACGCGCGGCACGTGGCGCGAAAAAGGTTTTACGCTCGTCGAGCTGCTGATCGTGATCTCGCTAATCTCGATCCTCGCGGCGATGGGCCTGGTCCAGTACAAGAATTCCGTCGCGTCGTCGCGCGAGGCGGTGCTGCGCACCGATCTCTTCCGGATGCGCGACGCGATCGATCAGTACTACGCCGACAAGGGCAAGTATCCCAGCGGTCTCGACGCGCTGGTCAGCGACGGCTACATGCGCAAGGTGCCTGAGGATCCGGTCGCGAAGTCGAGCGACAGCTGGGTGACGGTCCCGGCCGAGCCCGATCCGAACAGCCCGAACAGCGAGGCCGGCATCTACGACGTCAAGAGCGGCGCGCAGGGCACCGCCCTCGACGGCAGCGCCTACTCGGACTGGTAG
- a CDS encoding BadF/BadG/BcrA/BcrD ATPase family protein, producing MHVLGIDAGGTKTVCQLADAAGNVLAEARRGGANLQAAGELEVEKTLYEVMEAALAGHDVVPSAICLGIAGVDRPDDARVVGGIMRRIGYKARLLIVNDALVALEAGAPGRPGVVVIAGTGSICYGRNDRREAARAGGWGFVLGDEGSGYWIGRAALRAVLRQADRRGPATALTPLLLAHYGVPRAQEVIHHVYAESLRPAALAALAPVVMRAFSAGDQVAAGILERAAAELESSALIVAQRLGMTGSSFPFVLSGGIFRAVPWLEQELARRLPMASPGSSTRLLEDEPAIGAVRLAIAEARGGYTIPSYKADA from the coding sequence ATGCACGTGCTTGGAATCGACGCGGGAGGAACAAAGACCGTTTGCCAGCTCGCTGACGCGGCTGGGAATGTGCTCGCGGAAGCCCGCCGCGGCGGCGCCAACCTGCAGGCCGCGGGGGAGCTGGAGGTCGAGAAGACGCTCTACGAGGTGATGGAGGCGGCGCTGGCGGGGCACGACGTCGTGCCAAGCGCCATCTGCCTCGGCATCGCCGGCGTCGATCGGCCCGACGACGCGCGCGTCGTCGGCGGCATCATGCGGCGGATCGGCTACAAGGCGCGCCTTCTCATCGTCAACGACGCGCTGGTGGCGCTCGAGGCGGGCGCGCCGGGGCGTCCTGGCGTTGTCGTGATCGCCGGTACCGGGTCGATTTGTTACGGGCGCAACGATCGCCGCGAAGCCGCGCGCGCCGGCGGATGGGGATTCGTGCTGGGCGACGAGGGGAGTGGTTACTGGATCGGCCGCGCCGCGCTGCGCGCGGTGCTGCGCCAGGCCGATCGGCGCGGCCCCGCGACCGCGCTCACGCCGCTCCTGCTCGCGCACTACGGCGTGCCCCGCGCGCAGGAGGTGATTCACCACGTCTATGCCGAATCGCTCCGACCCGCGGCGCTCGCCGCGCTGGCGCCGGTCGTCATGCGCGCCTTCAGCGCCGGCGACCAGGTGGCGGCCGGGATTCTCGAACGCGCCGCCGCCGAGCTCGAGTCGTCGGCGCTGATCGTCGCGCAACGGCTCGGCATGACGGGCTCGTCGTTTCCCTTTGTCCTCTCCGGCGGCATCTTCCGGGCGGTGCCGTGGCTCGAACAGGAGTTGGCGCGCCGGCTGCCGATGGCCTCGCCGGGGAGCTCGACGCGGCTGCTCGAGGACGAACCGGCGATCGGCGCCGTGCGGCTCGCGATCGCCGAGGCGCGCGGCGGCTACACGATTCCTTCGTACAAGGCGGATGCGTGA
- a CDS encoding family 10 glycosylhydrolase: MMFPTGFRRGRRIALLAIAATAFVALGGAPAAGVHAQPAVSVAETRALWVLRSSLNSPASIATLVRTAREQGFNTLLVQVRGRGDAYYTSAIEPRAADLARQPASFDPLATLLADAHAAGLRVHAWVSVNLISSAVDLPVSPEHLLARHPEWLMVPRPIAQELAHVDPTNPGYAGRIARWTRGQLETVEGLYVSPVTPAAVAYFETVVTDLARRYDIDGVHLDYARFPNPQFDYSRFAIAEFRGDLRPRLAAAVRAQIDAAAADDLFAYPDRFPAEWKAFRRARMTALVAGVRQALRAVKPSIVLSAAVAPDPQDAAEERLQDWRAWLADGLVDAIAPMAYTQEPARFVDQIAAVREAAGAHTVWAGIGAYRLSPAQTIEDIQAARRLGTAGFVLFSYDSLIGAKEPDYLARVSRGAFAASATNPQATPR; this comes from the coding sequence ATGATGTTTCCCACGGGCTTCCGGCGCGGTCGTCGCATCGCGCTGCTGGCCATCGCGGCGACGGCGTTCGTCGCGCTCGGCGGCGCCCCGGCGGCGGGTGTGCACGCGCAGCCCGCCGTCAGCGTGGCGGAAACGCGCGCGCTGTGGGTGCTGCGCTCGTCGTTGAACTCGCCAGCGAGCATCGCGACGCTCGTGCGCACGGCGCGCGAACAGGGGTTCAACACGCTGCTCGTGCAGGTGCGAGGGCGCGGTGACGCCTACTACACGAGCGCCATCGAGCCGCGCGCCGCAGATCTCGCCCGCCAGCCGGCGTCTTTCGATCCCCTCGCGACACTGCTCGCCGACGCGCACGCGGCCGGCCTTCGCGTCCACGCCTGGGTGTCGGTGAACCTGATCTCGAGCGCCGTCGATCTACCGGTGTCGCCGGAACACCTGCTCGCGCGGCATCCAGAGTGGCTGATGGTGCCGAGGCCGATCGCGCAGGAGCTGGCGCATGTCGATCCGACCAACCCCGGGTACGCAGGGCGGATCGCGCGCTGGACCCGCGGGCAGCTCGAGACGGTCGAGGGGCTCTACGTCTCACCCGTGACGCCCGCCGCGGTCGCCTACTTCGAGACGGTGGTCACCGACCTCGCCCGCCGCTACGACATCGACGGTGTGCATCTCGACTACGCCCGCTTTCCGAATCCGCAGTTCGACTACAGCCGCTTCGCGATCGCCGAGTTCCGCGGCGACCTGCGCCCGCGGCTGGCGGCTGCGGTCCGCGCACAGATCGATGCGGCCGCCGCCGACGATCTGTTCGCGTATCCCGATCGGTTTCCGGCCGAGTGGAAGGCCTTCCGCCGCGCGCGCATGACGGCGCTCGTCGCCGGCGTGCGTCAGGCGCTTCGAGCGGTGAAACCGTCGATCGTACTTAGCGCCGCCGTGGCGCCCGACCCGCAGGACGCGGCCGAAGAGCGGCTGCAGGACTGGCGCGCCTGGCTCGCCGACGGCCTCGTCGACGCGATCGCGCCGATGGCGTACACGCAGGAGCCGGCACGCTTCGTGGACCAGATTGCCGCGGTCCGCGAAGCCGCCGGCGCCCACACTGTCTGGGCCGGCATCGGCGCCTACCGTTTGTCACCGGCGCAGACGATCGAGGACATCCAGGCGGCGCGCCGCCTCGGCACGGCGGGGTTCGTGCTGTTTTCCTACGACAGCCTGATCGGTGCGAAGGAACCCGACTACCTGGCGAGAGTCAGCAGGGGCGCGTTCGCGGCCAGCGCGACGAATCCGCAAGCGACGCCGAGGTGA